The Sedimentisphaera salicampi genome includes a region encoding these proteins:
- a CDS encoding phosphopantothenoylcysteine decarboxylase, translating into MRVLVTAGGTREYIDPVRYITNASTGKMGYAAAAAAVERGHSVKLISAPTSIAHPKGAELISIVSAEEMFEAVKNEFASCDCLIMAAAVSDYRPERYAEKKIKKSSEEIELTFHKTPDILQWAGDNKNGQIIVGFALEDESLLEKADEKMQRKKMDIIVANSPSAISQECSHIYIKQSGGEWLNRPERHKSETAVEIIRMADRIHSEKTGEST; encoded by the coding sequence ATGCGGGTACTTGTAACTGCGGGAGGAACGAGGGAGTATATAGACCCTGTGAGGTATATAACAAACGCCAGCACAGGGAAGATGGGCTATGCAGCAGCTGCTGCAGCTGTAGAACGCGGACACAGCGTAAAGCTGATATCCGCCCCTACATCCATAGCTCACCCCAAAGGAGCAGAGCTTATCAGCATTGTAAGCGCTGAAGAGATGTTCGAAGCGGTTAAGAATGAGTTTGCCTCTTGCGACTGCCTTATAATGGCGGCGGCAGTATCAGACTACCGTCCCGAGAGGTATGCTGAAAAGAAAATCAAAAAGTCCAGCGAAGAAATTGAACTGACTTTCCATAAAACGCCCGATATCCTGCAGTGGGCAGGGGATAACAAAAACGGACAGATAATTGTGGGATTTGCCCTTGAAGACGAGAGCCTGCTGGAAAAGGCAGATGAAAAGATGCAGCGGAAAAAAATGGATATAATCGTTGCAAATTCACCCTCTGCAATATCGCAGGAATGCTCGCATATTTACATAAAACAGTCCGGCGGGGAATGGCTCAACAGGCCTGAGAGACACAAAAGCGAAACTGCTGTTGAAATAATTCGAATGGCGGATAGAATTCACTCTGAAAAAACTGGTGAAAGCACTTAA
- a CDS encoding purine-cytosine permease family protein has protein sequence MEQKDLDNVTEAAQTPVPSNEYEREPVPKSSLLKFRDFIGMYAGEHCAGTEIMLGPLFVAAGVSAGDLVLGLIVGNLLAVLSWIFLCALIATRSRLTLYYQLEKICGRKLVTIYNLANGIMFCFLAGAMITVSATAIGVWFKFPMPGLNDIYPNSAGWVAAVLAVGILISLVAAFGYKQVAKFANISAPWMVLVFAAFGIIGIKQFINVTGAEISSFADFWQLAETRIWKGGEPLPGQVKFTFWHVTFFAWFCNMAMHIGMSDLSVLRYAKKPWYAAASASGMYIGHFMAWISASALYAYQLHLDPSNTDVLPGPMAYRAAGLAGIICVIIAGWTTANPTIYRAGLAFQAVMPKASRFKVTFATGLLATAAGLFPAIAMKLLDFVALYGLILMPMGAVIFVDFWWMKKLGLKRNFAQLCRKSFNMAAGITWFAAVAICLVLVKFANIQIFFVGLPGWFIAAGLYILLSKVYQRNAYIPSTSKEAE, from the coding sequence GTGGAACAGAAAGATTTAGATAATGTAACCGAGGCTGCTCAAACGCCGGTTCCATCCAACGAATACGAAAGAGAACCTGTGCCCAAAAGTTCCCTGCTCAAATTCAGGGATTTTATCGGGATGTACGCAGGCGAGCATTGCGCAGGCACCGAGATTATGCTCGGGCCGCTTTTTGTAGCGGCGGGTGTGAGTGCGGGCGATCTTGTTTTGGGGCTGATTGTGGGGAATTTGCTCGCAGTTTTGAGCTGGATCTTCCTGTGCGCTCTTATCGCCACAAGATCCAGGCTAACCCTGTACTACCAGCTCGAGAAGATATGCGGCAGAAAGCTCGTTACGATTTACAATCTCGCTAACGGAATAATGTTCTGCTTTCTCGCTGGTGCAATGATTACAGTATCAGCCACAGCTATTGGTGTGTGGTTCAAGTTTCCAATGCCCGGGCTAAACGATATATATCCAAACAGTGCCGGCTGGGTGGCTGCTGTGCTTGCAGTTGGGATTTTGATCTCCCTCGTGGCTGCTTTCGGATATAAGCAGGTTGCCAAATTTGCAAACATCTCAGCCCCTTGGATGGTGCTGGTGTTTGCTGCATTCGGGATTATCGGCATAAAGCAGTTCATCAATGTAACCGGGGCAGAAATAAGCTCCTTTGCTGATTTCTGGCAACTTGCTGAAACCCGTATCTGGAAGGGCGGTGAGCCTCTGCCCGGACAGGTTAAGTTTACATTCTGGCATGTAACATTTTTCGCATGGTTCTGCAATATGGCTATGCACATTGGTATGAGCGATTTGTCCGTACTCAGATACGCCAAAAAGCCATGGTACGCAGCGGCCTCAGCTTCGGGTATGTATATCGGGCACTTTATGGCATGGATATCCGCCTCCGCCCTCTACGCATATCAGCTCCACCTCGACCCTTCAAATACTGATGTTCTCCCGGGCCCGATGGCATACAGGGCAGCAGGGCTTGCGGGCATTATATGCGTGATTATAGCAGGCTGGACAACAGCAAATCCCACAATCTATCGCGCAGGCCTTGCTTTTCAGGCTGTAATGCCGAAGGCTTCGCGTTTCAAGGTTACTTTTGCCACAGGCCTGCTCGCAACAGCAGCAGGTTTGTTTCCTGCAATCGCTATGAAACTGCTTGATTTCGTTGCTCTCTACGGCTTGATACTGATGCCTATGGGCGCGGTTATATTTGTTGATTTCTGGTGGATGAAAAAGCTCGGGCTGAAGAGGAATTTTGCCCAGCTGTGCAGGAAAAGCTTCAATATGGCCGCCGGCATAACGTGGTTTGCCGCAGTTGCAATCTGCCTTGTTCTGGTGAAATTTGCAAATATTCAGATATTCTTCGTTGGCCTCCCGGGCTGGTTTATTGCTGCGGGATTGTATATCCTATTAAGCAAAGTGTATCAAAGAAACGCATATATCCCTTCAACCTCAAAGGAGGCTGAGTAA
- a CDS encoding L-rhamnose isomerase, with product MSSNIETEYRIAKEQYAHLGVDTEAAIETLKTIPVSMHCWQGDDVGGFEHTGSELSGGIQTTGNYPGRAKTIDQLRSDIEFAMSLIPGKHRLNLHAFYLDNLGTKVDRDEIEVKHFESWADWGEGRIGGIDFNPTFFAHKMFTGGLTLSHPDKAIRDFWIEHGRRCREIAAYFGKRFSSPSVNNFWIPDGFKDIPVDRTAPRERLIRSLDAVFEKDLRKELILDSVESKLFGIGAESCTVGSHEFYMGYAMSRGKMICLDSGHYHPTEMISEKISAILMFYDKMLLHVSRPVRWDSDHVVVLNEELVEIAHELVRSKRLSDIHIGLDFFDASINRIAAWVIGTRNMLKALLFALLEPTKQLQQMEYEFDFTSRLAYKEELKTMPFNTVWKYYCEQMGVPAGIDWLDEVRKYEKDVLANR from the coding sequence ATGAGCAGTAATATCGAGACTGAATACAGAATCGCCAAAGAGCAGTATGCTCATTTAGGAGTTGACACCGAAGCCGCAATTGAGACATTAAAAACCATACCTGTTTCGATGCATTGCTGGCAGGGGGATGATGTAGGCGGTTTTGAGCATACCGGTTCAGAGCTTTCCGGAGGCATTCAGACCACCGGCAACTACCCGGGACGCGCAAAAACAATCGACCAGCTGCGCAGTGATATAGAATTCGCAATGTCTTTGATCCCGGGCAAACACAGGCTGAACCTACACGCCTTCTACCTTGACAATCTCGGCACCAAGGTGGACAGAGATGAGATTGAAGTGAAGCATTTTGAGAGCTGGGCAGACTGGGGCGAAGGCAGGATTGGCGGCATTGATTTCAACCCCACTTTTTTCGCTCACAAGATGTTTACCGGCGGGCTCACTCTCAGTCATCCGGATAAGGCAATCAGAGACTTCTGGATTGAACACGGAAGAAGATGCCGCGAGATTGCCGCATATTTTGGAAAAAGGTTTAGCTCCCCCTCAGTGAACAACTTCTGGATTCCGGACGGTTTCAAGGATATACCCGTTGACAGAACAGCCCCGAGAGAAAGGCTTATCCGCTCGCTGGATGCCGTCTTCGAAAAGGATTTGCGTAAAGAGCTGATTCTCGATTCCGTTGAATCTAAGCTGTTCGGCATCGGTGCTGAGAGCTGCACTGTCGGCTCGCATGAGTTCTATATGGGCTATGCTATGAGCCGGGGGAAGATGATATGCCTTGATTCAGGGCACTATCACCCAACCGAGATGATATCCGAAAAGATCTCAGCAATTTTGATGTTTTATGATAAAATGCTTCTGCATGTAAGCAGGCCGGTACGCTGGGACAGCGACCATGTTGTAGTGTTGAACGAAGAGCTGGTTGAAATCGCTCATGAGCTTGTGCGCAGCAAAAGACTCAGCGATATACATATCGGGCTCGATTTTTTCGATGCAAGCATAAACCGCATAGCGGCGTGGGTGATAGGCACGCGGAATATGCTCAAGGCGCTTCTCTTTGCGCTTCTTGAGCCGACAAAACAGCTCCAGCAGATGGAGTATGAATTTGATTTCACCTCAAGGCTTGCATACAAGGAAGAGCTCAAGACAATGCCGTTCAATACTGTATGGAAGTATTACTGCGAGCAGATGGGTGTTCCTGCCGGCATAGACTGGCTTGATGAAGTAAGGAAATACGAAAAAGATGTTCTCGCCAACAGATAG
- the rhaD gene encoding rhamnulose-1-phosphate aldolase → MILENFLTEIKKTTADLWHKGWTEANGGNISVRVDKAVLEEIDPAAGQWVELPKKCPKIAGEIFYATGTGKHLRNVELSPSANGGFIEISPDGGAYRTLWGFQGGSKPTSELPSHLFTHNEVTTDQPGSPRVLIHCHTPNLIALSYAIKLDSNILSKLLWVMQTECLVVFPEGVSFLPWHVPGTNQIGEESAKLLKKRPVLLWEYHGLLVIGSSLDETFGRIHVAEKTVDIFFKARLCSAKLNYLSDEQLEKLRSQFDCRIDPEIMKTKLPF, encoded by the coding sequence ATGATTCTTGAAAACTTTCTCACTGAGATCAAGAAAACAACTGCCGATTTGTGGCATAAAGGATGGACTGAAGCCAACGGCGGGAATATCAGTGTCCGCGTTGATAAAGCCGTGCTCGAAGAGATAGACCCTGCCGCAGGTCAGTGGGTGGAGCTTCCCAAAAAGTGCCCTAAGATTGCAGGTGAAATTTTCTACGCCACAGGTACAGGCAAACACCTCCGCAATGTTGAGCTTTCCCCTTCAGCCAACGGCGGCTTCATAGAAATTTCGCCTGATGGAGGCGCATATCGTACTTTGTGGGGATTTCAGGGCGGCTCAAAGCCCACCTCAGAGCTGCCGTCTCATCTCTTTACACATAATGAGGTTACAACAGACCAGCCCGGCAGTCCCCGAGTTCTGATTCACTGCCATACACCTAATCTCATCGCCCTTTCTTATGCAATCAAGCTCGATTCAAACATTCTCAGCAAGCTGCTGTGGGTAATGCAGACTGAATGTCTTGTTGTGTTTCCCGAGGGCGTATCTTTCCTGCCGTGGCACGTACCGGGCACTAATCAAATAGGCGAGGAATCTGCGAAACTGCTCAAAAAGCGGCCGGTTCTTCTATGGGAGTATCACGGCCTGCTTGTGATTGGAAGCAGCCTTGATGAGACCTTCGGCAGGATACACGTAGCCGAGAAGACGGTTGATATATTCTTTAAGGCGCGTTTATGTTCAGCAAAGCTGAACTATCTAAGCGATGAACAGCTTGAAAAGCTGCGTTCGCAGTTTGATTGCCGGATAGACCCTGAGATAATGAAAACTAAGCTCCCTTTTTGA
- a CDS encoding helix-turn-helix domain-containing protein, translating into MGSIENQYHYLPINDKSISWDIYLTGIGEATISAGSAYPPCGHPDLYNFNWESGRVLPEYQIVFISQGRGVFESSAAGQAEVVPGTMLILFPEVWHRYRPLRDTGWKENWISINGEYLYKLANRNYISPGNSVLHLETSDEIVKIYERMWEVLAGQQMQNSYRLSAMAMEILSFSIDHKDEFSPADEFIRTVGGDKNVFKDRLLSEAMHYIWSHSHRNMSVDDVAANLPVTRRTLERKFDSLLGTSIGKQINYCRVERAKKMLRSTTLPVSHIALAAGFSGADRMCKVFHKYLSQTPGEFRIAARSPGTHRQNDSQQNKYS; encoded by the coding sequence ATGGGTTCGATAGAGAATCAGTATCATTACCTCCCTATTAATGATAAGTCCATAAGCTGGGATATTTATCTTACCGGCATAGGTGAGGCAACTATATCGGCTGGCTCGGCGTATCCTCCCTGCGGCCATCCAGACCTCTATAATTTCAATTGGGAGTCTGGCAGGGTACTTCCTGAGTATCAGATTGTCTTTATCTCTCAGGGCAGGGGAGTTTTTGAGTCTTCAGCTGCAGGTCAAGCCGAGGTGGTGCCCGGGACAATGCTGATTTTGTTTCCGGAGGTGTGGCATAGGTACAGGCCGCTGAGAGACACAGGCTGGAAGGAGAACTGGATCAGCATCAACGGTGAATACCTATACAAGCTTGCAAACCGCAATTATATCTCCCCGGGGAATTCCGTTCTGCATTTAGAAACCTCTGATGAGATTGTGAAAATCTATGAGAGGATGTGGGAAGTTCTCGCCGGCCAGCAGATGCAGAATTCCTACAGATTATCCGCCATGGCCATGGAGATACTGTCTTTCAGCATAGACCATAAGGATGAGTTTTCACCGGCGGATGAATTCATCAGGACAGTTGGAGGGGATAAGAATGTGTTCAAAGACCGGCTCCTCTCAGAAGCAATGCACTACATCTGGAGCCATAGCCACAGGAATATGTCCGTGGATGATGTGGCAGCTAATCTTCCCGTAACACGCAGGACTCTTGAAAGAAAATTCGATTCCCTGCTGGGAACTTCTATAGGCAAACAGATCAATTACTGCCGTGTGGAGCGTGCAAAGAAAATGCTCAGAAGCACCACACTTCCTGTATCTCATATTGCTCTGGCTGCCGGCTTTTCAGGGGCGGATAGGATGTGCAAGGTGTTCCATAAATATCTCAGCCAAACACCTGGCGAATTCCGAATCGCCGCCCGCTCCCCCGGAACTCACCGGCAAAATGATTCACAGCAAAACAAGTACAGCTGA
- the prmC gene encoding peptide chain release factor N(5)-glutamine methyltransferase, translating to MTEWTTTKLLDWVTDYLGKAGADNPRLKSEMLISEVLGRERIELYITRPVAQDKLSELRAKIRKAAEGMPVEYIIGKTTFYSLEITLNGKCLIPRPETEDLTERGIEFLRQRGEGARFLDLGCGSGCITAAILKNCDKCSGVCADKSDGALSCAGDNLQRLKLAERAKIKQSDMFAGLEEGEKYDLIISNPPYVSESEYQQLSRSIRDFEPSEALLAGEEGLDYYRIISEEAEKFILPDSLILLEIGGTQGEKIKPIFEQKGYNISIENDFAGNPRIARIYKQ from the coding sequence ATGACCGAATGGACGACCACTAAACTCTTGGACTGGGTAACCGATTATCTCGGCAAGGCTGGAGCTGATAATCCGCGCCTCAAATCAGAGATGCTTATTTCTGAAGTGCTGGGCAGAGAGAGGATAGAGCTTTATATAACACGTCCTGTGGCTCAAGACAAACTCTCAGAGCTTAGAGCCAAGATACGAAAGGCCGCTGAGGGGATGCCGGTGGAATACATCATAGGCAAAACCACTTTCTACAGCCTTGAAATAACCCTAAACGGCAAATGCCTCATCCCGAGGCCTGAAACAGAAGACCTCACAGAACGTGGGATCGAGTTTCTAAGGCAGCGCGGCGAAGGTGCGAGATTTCTTGATCTTGGCTGCGGGAGCGGGTGCATCACAGCGGCAATCCTCAAAAACTGCGATAAATGCAGCGGTGTGTGCGCTGATAAAAGCGATGGAGCTCTCAGCTGCGCTGGAGATAATTTGCAACGCCTCAAACTCGCTGAAAGGGCAAAGATAAAACAGTCTGATATGTTTGCAGGGCTGGAAGAGGGAGAAAAATACGATCTAATCATCTCCAATCCGCCTTACGTGTCTGAAAGTGAATATCAGCAGCTCAGCAGGTCTATAAGAGATTTTGAGCCGTCGGAGGCTCTGCTCGCAGGCGAAGAGGGACTGGACTACTACAGAATAATCTCGGAGGAAGCAGAAAAATTCATACTTCCCGATTCGCTTATTCTGCTTGAGATAGGCGGCACTCAGGGAGAAAAGATAAAGCCGATTTTTGAGCAGAAGGGCTATAATATCAGCATAGAAAACGACTTTGCGGGAAATCCCCGCATTGCCAGGATATATAAACAGTAA
- a CDS encoding glycoside hydrolase family 2 TIM barrel-domain containing protein, which produces MKKTVFLAFLLTYSAVFGFEITSFQPDERFRLFNDGWKFKENDSSRYYQNNLDDSDWRDVQLPHDMGVEKEFSKENPSCQAYLPGGVCWYRKSFELSRQWQNESFKILFNGAYCNSKVWCNGKLLGERPNGFISFAYDITDYLQFGRENTNVIAVRIDHSDYADCRWYTGTGINRDVYLVKTDKVHTKLWGTYVTTPEITDKYADVKAEVKLVNSSEETQKVGVENQIIDKRDDVRAREKRFVDFEPGEKTLNLNLRLKSPELWNTKYPKMYALKTIVTRGEEVVDEYYTPFGVRDFRFDSNEGFFLNGEPMLIKGVCLHDGAGALGTAVPKPVWRRRLQKLKDGGCNAIRMSHNPHDPHLYDLCDEMGFLVMNEAFDEWYEGKRKWVDGWNQTKYEREGYHEHYEEWAEKDLTDMLLRDRNHPSIILWSIGNEIDYPNDPFPPGEMDLIPEAIKLREIVKDHDLTRPVTAACAGPEANVFMDYLDVIGFNYKEKLYEDVHKRYPYKIFTGSENGKGLQPWLAVKNNEYISSQFLWTGIDYLGEAGKWYNENNGTHSRGARCGLLDLAGFAKPAYYRQKAYWEEDPFVHLYQNDEGHIVSYSNCENVELFQGEKSLGNFEVPESKRIMIRNPEGEDFRAIGKRARVDVAQAVYNIPGEPARIVPNIVEKKLVLDGRNVVHVEIYVVDEDGYPVEDAEIEIEASIEGPAEIIGIENGNQGDISRYGKMTKKTFNGKMLYYIRGGERPGDVELNLSPEGMESISVLINSGMPVDSAYW; this is translated from the coding sequence ATGAAGAAAACCGTATTCTTAGCATTTCTGCTTACTTATTCAGCCGTTTTCGGCTTTGAGATAACAAGCTTTCAGCCTGATGAGAGGTTCAGGCTCTTCAACGACGGCTGGAAATTCAAAGAGAACGACAGCAGCCGGTATTATCAGAATAATTTAGACGATTCAGACTGGCGGGACGTTCAACTTCCGCACGATATGGGCGTTGAAAAGGAATTCAGCAAAGAAAATCCGAGCTGCCAGGCTTATCTGCCGGGCGGGGTCTGCTGGTATCGCAAGAGCTTTGAGCTTTCGCGCCAATGGCAGAACGAGAGCTTTAAGATACTTTTCAACGGTGCTTACTGCAACAGCAAGGTCTGGTGCAACGGAAAACTGCTGGGCGAAAGACCGAACGGCTTTATTTCGTTCGCATACGACATCACAGACTACCTCCAATTCGGGCGGGAGAATACGAATGTAATCGCCGTCAGAATAGACCACAGCGACTACGCAGACTGCCGGTGGTACACGGGAACAGGGATAAACCGAGATGTTTACCTCGTTAAGACAGACAAGGTGCATACCAAGCTCTGGGGGACTTATGTAACAACACCTGAGATAACTGATAAATATGCAGATGTTAAGGCGGAGGTGAAGCTGGTAAACAGCTCAGAGGAAACGCAGAAGGTTGGTGTTGAAAACCAGATTATAGATAAACGGGACGACGTACGCGCTAGAGAAAAACGTTTTGTTGATTTTGAGCCGGGCGAGAAAACATTAAATCTGAATTTGAGGCTGAAATCCCCCGAGCTCTGGAACACTAAATATCCGAAGATGTATGCCTTAAAAACAATCGTAACCCGCGGAGAAGAGGTGGTGGATGAATATTACACGCCCTTCGGTGTTAGAGATTTCCGCTTCGACAGCAATGAAGGCTTCTTTCTCAACGGCGAACCGATGCTTATAAAAGGCGTCTGCCTGCACGACGGAGCAGGAGCTTTGGGCACAGCGGTTCCCAAGCCGGTTTGGCGAAGGAGGCTTCAAAAGCTCAAAGACGGCGGCTGCAACGCTATTCGGATGAGCCACAACCCCCACGACCCGCACCTCTACGACCTGTGCGATGAGATGGGGTTTCTCGTGATGAACGAGGCCTTTGATGAGTGGTATGAAGGCAAGCGCAAATGGGTTGACGGCTGGAATCAGACCAAATACGAACGCGAGGGCTACCACGAACATTACGAAGAATGGGCAGAGAAAGACCTTACCGATATGCTCCTTAGAGACAGAAACCACCCTTCAATAATCCTCTGGAGCATAGGAAATGAAATCGACTACCCCAACGACCCCTTCCCTCCGGGAGAGATGGATTTAATCCCTGAAGCCATAAAGCTCAGAGAAATAGTTAAAGACCACGACCTTACCCGCCCTGTTACAGCGGCCTGCGCAGGGCCGGAGGCGAACGTGTTTATGGATTATCTTGATGTTATCGGCTTCAACTATAAGGAAAAGCTTTACGAAGACGTGCATAAGAGGTATCCGTATAAGATCTTCACTGGCAGCGAGAACGGCAAAGGGCTTCAGCCTTGGCTGGCTGTTAAAAATAACGAATATATCTCCTCTCAATTCCTCTGGACAGGGATTGACTACCTCGGCGAGGCAGGAAAATGGTATAACGAGAACAACGGAACTCATTCACGAGGAGCCCGCTGCGGCCTGCTCGACCTTGCAGGCTTTGCAAAACCTGCCTACTACAGACAAAAGGCGTATTGGGAAGAAGATCCGTTTGTTCACCTTTACCAAAACGACGAAGGGCATATCGTGAGCTATTCGAACTGCGAGAATGTTGAGCTTTTCCAAGGGGAAAAGAGCCTCGGGAATTTTGAAGTGCCCGAATCAAAACGGATAATGATAAGAAATCCTGAAGGCGAAGATTTCCGGGCTATAGGAAAAAGGGCTAGGGTTGATGTGGCTCAGGCTGTTTACAATATCCCCGGAGAGCCTGCAAGGATAGTTCCCAATATAGTAGAGAAAAAGCTTGTCCTTGATGGAAGAAACGTGGTACACGTGGAAATATACGTTGTTGACGAGGATGGTTATCCTGTAGAAGATGCTGAGATTGAAATCGAGGCCTCAATTGAAGGCCCCGCTGAGATTATAGGCATTGAAAACGGGAATCAGGGCGATATAAGCCGCTACGGTAAAATGACCAAGAAGACGTTTAACGGCAAAATGCTGTACTACATCCGCGGCGGGGAAAGGCCGGGAGATGTTGAGCTTAATCTGAGTCCTGAGGGGATGGAAAGCATTTCTGTGCTGATAAATTCAGGTATGCCCGTTGACTCTGCGTACTGGTAA
- a CDS encoding FGGY-family carbohydrate kinase, with protein sequence MQEVIAVLDVGKTNKKIVLFDKRLNTLSVTKKAFPAVEQNGLLIETPDQVLSWLLDSLKLYSQKYHIAAISIAAHGAEAAFLDENGDFTVPPLSYTNSSSPGIIENFYQRFGSREQLHISTATPEVGDMVNLGKLVHFAQQKFPEQFKRTKRILPYPQYFVYKLTGKAVAEPTMLGCHTYLLDAQTRGYSSVVDGLGIREMLPEKISKSWDSPGKLLEGISREYSLPESCVVTSGIHDSNSSLLPYISSSEDDFVLNSTGTWCVAMRPSHKVELSEDQIGKMIFYNFDVFSNPVKTSIFMGGKEYQSYEMLFEKFSNQNSGSQPDDDVYLKVLEDGDKFILPSIVPGTGIFGESKGSVVEAGRAINYENLAADNCPDFFKDRKTAEAVLALSIAIQSSIAIRHTGFAEGDKIYVEGGFAENISYLTLLQRLLPSSEVYTTSMPQASSTGAAILALAAIEGIAPDELDININFQTRRVPQDDKLYLEGYLQKYLRLLENSQQGGAE encoded by the coding sequence ATGCAGGAAGTAATAGCGGTGCTGGATGTCGGCAAGACGAATAAAAAAATCGTTTTATTTGATAAGCGCCTTAATACTTTATCGGTAACCAAAAAGGCGTTTCCCGCTGTTGAGCAAAACGGCCTGCTTATTGAAACTCCCGATCAGGTTTTGAGTTGGCTGCTTGATTCCTTAAAGCTGTATTCACAGAAATACCATATTGCAGCAATTTCCATAGCAGCTCACGGAGCAGAGGCTGCGTTTCTGGATGAAAACGGGGATTTCACCGTTCCACCTCTAAGCTACACCAACTCCTCGAGCCCGGGCATTATCGAAAACTTTTACCAGAGATTCGGCTCACGTGAACAGCTTCATATTTCCACTGCAACCCCCGAAGTGGGGGATATGGTAAATTTGGGCAAACTGGTGCATTTCGCTCAGCAGAAATTCCCCGAGCAGTTCAAAAGAACCAAACGCATCCTGCCATACCCCCAATACTTTGTTTACAAGCTCACAGGAAAGGCGGTTGCAGAGCCCACTATGCTCGGATGCCATACGTATCTGCTCGACGCTCAAACAAGAGGATATTCTTCAGTGGTTGATGGGCTGGGCATTCGGGAAATGCTCCCGGAAAAAATTTCAAAATCATGGGATTCTCCGGGCAAGCTGCTTGAGGGGATCTCCCGTGAATATTCATTGCCCGAAAGCTGCGTTGTAACTTCTGGCATTCACGATTCCAACTCGAGCCTGCTGCCCTACATCTCCAGCAGTGAAGATGATTTTGTGCTCAATTCAACCGGCACATGGTGTGTTGCGATGCGTCCCTCGCACAAGGTGGAACTTAGCGAAGACCAGATCGGAAAAATGATTTTTTACAACTTTGACGTGTTCAGCAATCCTGTCAAAACGAGCATATTTATGGGCGGGAAGGAATATCAATCATACGAAATGCTCTTCGAAAAGTTTAGCAATCAAAACAGCGGCTCACAGCCTGATGATGACGTTTATTTGAAGGTGCTTGAAGACGGTGATAAATTCATCCTGCCCTCAATCGTGCCGGGTACGGGAATTTTCGGAGAAAGCAAGGGGAGCGTTGTAGAGGCCGGAAGGGCGATAAACTATGAAAACCTTGCAGCAGACAACTGTCCGGACTTCTTCAAAGACCGCAAAACAGCGGAAGCAGTCTTAGCGTTGTCTATAGCGATTCAGTCTTCCATTGCAATCAGGCATACCGGCTTTGCAGAAGGCGATAAGATATATGTGGAAGGCGGTTTTGCTGAAAACATTTCGTACCTCACTTTGCTCCAAAGGCTTTTGCCCAGCAGTGAGGTTTACACTACCTCGATGCCGCAGGCCTCATCAACAGGCGCAGCGATACTTGCCCTTGCAGCTATTGAAGGCATAGCTCCAGACGAGCTTGACATCAATATCAATTTCCAAACGAGGAGAGTGCCGCAGGATGATAAGCTTTATCTGGAAGGCTACCTGCAGAAATATCTCAGGCTTTTGGAAAATTCCCAGCAGGGGGGAGCTGAATAA